The region CACATGATGAACGTGACTATGAATTTGCTTCGAAATTTGAATTGCCAATTGTCGAGGTTGTTGCTGGTGGAGATGTAACAAAAGAGGCGTACACCGGTGATGGGGAACACGTAAACTCTGACTTTTTGAATGGACTGGACAAAGAAACAGCCATTACAAAAATGATTGCTTGGCTTGAGGAAAATGGCTTAGGAACGAAAAAAGTGACCTATCGTCTACGTGACTGGCTATTTTCCCGACAACGCTACTGGGGTGAGCCGATTCCGATCATTCATTGGGAAGATGGTACCATGAGTACGGTACCTGAAGCGGATCTGCCGCTGGAATTGCCGGAAATGACTGAAATAAAACCGTCCGGAACTGGTGAATCACCGCTTGCAAATAGTGAGGAATGGGTTAATGTTACTGATCCCAAAACCGGAATGAAAGGACGCCGAGAGACAAATACGATGCCGCAGTGGGCAGGAAGTTGCTGGTATTTCCTTCGCTTTGTTGACCCGAATAACACACAACAACTTGCCGATCCAAAAGCATTGGCAGAATGGATGCCGGTTAATGTTTATATCGGCGGAGCGGAACATGCAGTATTACACCTGTTGTATGCCCGGTTCTGGCACAAATTTTTATACGATATTGGCGTGGTACCAACCAAAGAGCCATTTTTGAAACTGTTTAACCAAGGGATGATTCTTGGGGAAGGCAATGAAAAGATGAGTAAATCGAAGGGGAATGTGGTTAATCCTGATGATATTATTACTTCCCACGGAGCGGACACACTAAGATTGTATGAGATGTTCATGGGGCCGCTTGATGCAGCAGTTGCCTGGTCAACCAATGGATTAGATGGTGCGCGTAGATTTCTTGACCGGGTTTGGCGTTTAATCGTAAATGATGACGGAAATTTGTCTGAACGTATTGTCGTATCAACTAATGATACATCAATGGATAAGGTGTATCATGAAACGGTGAAAAAAGTGACCGAGGATTTTGAACAGCTGCATTTTAATACGGGAATTTCACAAATGATGGTGTTTGTTAACGAAGGCTACAAGGTTAATGAGCTACCAAAAGAATATGTGGAAGGCTTCGTAAAATTGCTTTCTCCAGTGGCACCACATATTGCCGAGGAATTGTGGAATAAATTGGGTCACACGGACACGATCAGTTATGAAGCATGGCCGGCTTTTGATGAAGCAAAACTGGTAGAAGATGAAATTGAAGTAGCGGTACAAGTGATGGGAAAAGTTCGATCAAAGATCAATGTTGCCAAAGACATTTCCAAGGAAGAACTGGAAAAACAAGCACTCGAAGATGAAAAAGTTCGGGAATGGCTAGAAGGAAAAACCATTCGCAAAGTTATCGTTGTACCTGGTAAACTGGTGAATATCGTGGCTAATTAAAACGCACAAAAAAGGATCTCCGCTCATTCTGCGGGGATCCTTTTTATTTGTTCTTATTTAATGGCACCAGATACGGGATAATCATCGGTGTCAATTAAAAGTGTCTTGCCAAGTGCCATTTTGGCCAGCTCTGTACCGATGAACGGACCCATGGTAAGTCCGGAAGCTCCCAAGCCATTTGCCAGAATTATTCCTTGGTAACCAGGTAATGGGCCAATCACAGGCAAAAATCCAGGTGTGAACGGACGAAAGCCAATCCTTGTTTCCAATACGGTTGCATTCGTCAAACCTGGGGAAACATCAAGTGCTTTTGTTAAGATTTCATTGATTCCACCCGCCGTTATCCGGTAGTCGAAGCCAGCCTCGTTTTCATGGGTCGCACCAGCGATAATGCGATTGTTATCAAGCGGTACCAAATATTGGTCATTTGGTGGCATCACAACAGGACGGCCAGCCGTAGTGAAATCGGGAACTTGAAAATGCATAATTTGTGCTTTCTGTGAAGTGACTGCAAATTTAACACCCAATGGTTCAAGCAGCTCACTCATCCAAACGCCATTTGCTGCAATAACCGTGCCAGCATAAATAGTTTTGCGATTTACCATAACGCCGGTAACATGCTTCCCTTCATGAATTAATTGCGCATCACCATGACGTATGATTGCACCATGTTTTATAGCACCATTCAATAAAGCATTTCGCAATTGACGGCCATTAACACGGGCAGCACCGCTTACATGAACAGAGCGGTATCCATCTGCTAGAAGGGGAAACAATGCATGTGTCTGTTCAGCATCCAACATGCGAATTTCACCGATCTCCGGTGCATCCTCTCGTCGCTTAATAGCTCTTTTTTCCATAGCAGCTAGTTTATCCTCATCATGATGGATCGAGATTGCCCCAACCTTATCATAACCTGTATTCGTCTCCCCATCTTCCGCCAGCAGATTGATTAATTCCGGATAAAAACGGGCACCGCCTTTTGCTAATCGGTACCAGACTTTGTTACGGCGTTGGGATAGCCAAGGACAAACAATCCCTGCTGCTGCATCCGTTGCCTGACCATCATCATTTCGATCAATAACTATTACCTCGACATTTGCTCTGGCAAGTTGATATGCGGTTGTCGCACCAAGAATCCCTGCACCAATAATAATAAATTTGCTCATACTCAATCCTTCTTTGGTTCAATGATTTACAAGGTTTAATATAGAGGAGATAGTGCATGTTGTAAAATGAAGCGGGTTGACGAAAGGATAGAAAAAAGCCAGCGTAAATTCCGCTGACTTTTTATTTTGGTTCGCTGCTTGATTTAAATTCTTGTTTCAATTTAATCCACTTTCCATCCTCATAATACCAAAGTGCGCGAATGGATCCCAATTTGTCCTGGTGATTATATCCGTTAACTTGTTGGTAACTCTTTAATCCAAACCCTTTACTTTTACTAATAAATGTTGGTTCAAAATAAGTAATCGGATCAACAGTTAATTGTTTTTGGCGTAACAACTTTCCACTTTTGTCGTATATTCCCTGTTGTATATGTGTTGCTGCATGATCCTTTATATCAATGATAATGGGATCCTTGCTTGGGTCTAGCAGTAATGATGCTTTAAAGTTTTGTTTGAACTCCCCTGTGATAGTGTAAGATTCAGGAACCTCTATTTTTTCAAGCTTTTCATCTTTTAACGTATTGAACTGATAATGATGTAATGCTTTTGTTTCATTCTCTGTATTTTGATACAGCACATCGTTAACTCCATCATGATTTAAATCCTTAAATTGAAGGCTAGGATTATAACCGCCCTCGTATACGATTTTCCACTGCTTTGTTTGCGGTCCTTTTATGTCTGCCCAAACATTGTGGAAGTAATTACTATCTTGGCCAAAACGAATTCCTTTGAGTTTTATTTCCTCTTTCTGACCATCACCTGTTACATCTTCATGATAAGTGGCAATTTCTATTGTCTTTTGGTTGTCTGGCTCGCTTGCTGCCGAAAGAGGTATTGCAAACGTCAGAGTTAATGTTAACAGGATCAGAAGCTGGAAAAATCCTTTCATGATATATCTCCATTCCTTATCGTAAGTGGTTGAACTATGTTTAGTGTGCGATACAGGTTGTTATCTTATGCAGATCGTTCAAGGGCATATTTGGGTAAGGTTGTGATTTTTTTGTGTAGGATTCGGGGCAAATTAGTGTGTTGGACTGGAAATTAGCGTGCTATCGTTGTGTGGAGAAGTATAAAGGCTTTCAGAAACTGACTGATAATATGTTTATGTTTTATGGATGGAATATTTTTTTTGAAAGGATGTATATTTTTTATAAAAAGATAGGAAAGTATAAAATTTGGGTCTACCGCAGTGAGTGTTACTGTGGTATTTTTTATGTATGGGGAAAAACATATTAAAAGAAATCTTCTTTGACGAAAATCAACATTGGGAATCATTCAAAAGGAAATACGGAAAGAGAATCCGTCCTATTGTCATAAAGGAGGTAGAGAAATTTCGTGACTGTGGAGATATGAAAAAAGGATTCAAACTTTTTGTTTGCGAGGGCTGCCATGATGTAAAGCGTATTCCCTTCCGATGTAAGGGACGTTTTTGTACAACCTGTTCTGTTGGAGAAAGCGAAGAATGGAGTCGTCTATTGTCTGAGGACGTATTACAAGTGAATCACCGACATGTGATACTCACAATTGATGAAGGGCTACGGGATATATTCCTTTTACATCGTGAGCTTTTAAAGCCACTTATGGATGAAGCAGCCAAATTACTTACTGACTATTTTCAGAAGAAAGCCAAGGTGATACCGGGGATTATAGTTGGATTGCATACGTTTGGTTCCAAAGTGAATTTCAATCCCCATGTACATATGATGGTAACGATGGGGGAATCACGAAAAAAGGGGAATGGAAAGGATACGATTTTATACCATTCAAGATGCTTCGAAAGCAATGGCAGACGGTAGTGTTGAAGCTCATCCGAAAAAACTTGACGAAGCAAGAAAAGAAAAGGATACAGCCAAGATTACAAAAGGCTTTTTCCGCAAATGGGGAAGGCTTCTATGTGTATGCCCCAAAACAAAGAGGAAAGATAAAAGAGCAGCTTCGCTATATTGGCCGCTATATTCGTCGACCAGCGATTGGAACCAATCGGATCGAGGCATATGATGGTCAAACTGTAACTTTTAAGTATGTGGACAAGACAGATGGGAAAGAAAAACATGAAGTAGTTACAGTAGAAGAGTTTATCATCCGTTTAATACGTCATATTCCGGATGAACAATTTAAAACGATTCGTCATTATGGCATGTACTCAAGAAGGAGCAAGAAGTTAAGTAAAAAGCTGTTGGCTACATGGCAACAAGGAACAAAACGATGGATACTGAAGGTGAAAAAGACATTACGCCGCCAAACATGGAGAGAGCGTATTATTTCAAGTGGACAAAAAGATCCAATGATTTGCCCACATTGCAACAACTATTATGAGTACATGGGTGAAGTCTGTCTTGAGGGAGGACGATTAGAAATAAAAATAGCATTAACGAAAGAAGCAAAAAGCTATCTAGAAAGGGTGATTCATCATCTCGAAGGCAACGGGCAAGAAAAGCAAAAAGAGGAAAAAGGGAACCGACCATCTGCGCCCCAAGAAGACGTTTGTCAATTATCATTGTTTGGTGTGTCATGAGGAGGAGAAGATTCCTTATGATGTCGTACAGGAATTTGATTTGATGGATGGAGGAGATCCAACAACTCCACCCAGATTTAGTTGTGAACAATGTGGGGGAGACATGTATCCGGAGTATTATAAGGGCATACATGGACAGGAATATAAATTATCGGATTTTCTCTAACTATGGTGGATACAAAAGGACCGGGCGGGGTTTGCCCGGTTTTTCTTAAAGATGGGAAATGGGTGTTGACTTTTTTATGGTGGGAGAGTATTATAGATTTTGCTGTTGAAAGAGACACAGCTAAATAAAAAAATGATGGTTTTTGTTGTTGACAATAATCGTTATAAATGATAAAATACTTTTACTGTCGAGAGAGGCAGTGAAAGAAATTTGCTCTTTGAAAACTGAACAAAACAACCAGTATGTAACAGATGTCAGAGGTTGAGGTTAGAAGTTAGATCAATTGATTTGATGGAAAACGCAGACCCTGGAATCAATTTTTGCAGCTAAGAATTTAGATAAAATTAATTAGTGTTAATTTTATCACAAACTTTTTGGAGAGTTTGATCTTGGCTCAGGACGAACGCTGGCGGCGTGCCTAATACATGCAAGTCGAGCGCGGGAAGCAAGTAGATCCTCATCTGAGGTGACACTTGTGGAACGAGCGGCGGACGGGTGAGTAACACGTGGGCAACCTGCCTGTAAGATCGGGATAACTCGCGGAAACGTGAGCTAATACCGGATAATACTTTTTCCTGCATGGGAGGAAGTTGAAAGATGGCTTTGGCTATCACTTACAGATGGGCCCGCGGCGCATTAGCTAGTTGGTGGGGTAAAGGCTCACCAAGGCGACGATGCGTAGCCGACCTGAGAGGGTGATCGGCCACACTGGGACTGAGACACGGCCCAGACTCCTACGGGAGGCAGCAGTAGGGAATCTTCCGCAATGGACGAAAGTCTGACGGAGCAACGCCGCGTGAGTGATGAAGGTCTTCGGATCGTAAAACTCTGTTGTGAGGGAAGAACAAGTATTGTTCGAACAGGGCAGTACCTTGACGGTACCTCGCCAGAAAGCCCCGGCTAACTACGTGCCAGCAGCCGCGGTAATACGTAGGGGGCAAGCGTTGTCCGGAATTATTGGGCGTAAAGCGCGCGCAGGCGGTCTTTTAAGTCTGATGTGAAATCTTGCGGCTTAACCGCAAGCGGTCATTGGAAACTGGAGGACTTGAGTGCAGAAGAGGAGAGTGGAATTCCACGTGTAGCGGTGAAATGCGTAGAGATGTGGAGGAACACCAGTGGCGAAGGCGACTCTCTGGTCTGTAACTGACGCTGAGGCGCGAAAGCGTGGGTAGCGAACAGGATTAGATACCCTGGTAGTCCACGCCGTAAACGATGAGTGCTAGGTGTTAGGGGGTTTCCGCCCCTTAGTGCTGAAGTTAACGCATTAAGCACTCCGCCTGGGGAGTACGGCCGCAAGGCTGAAACTCAAAAGAATTGACGGGGGCCCGCACAAGCGGTGGAGCATGTGGTTTAATTCGAAGCAACGCGAAGAACCTTACCAGGTCTTGACATCCTCTGATGGCGGTAGAGATACCGTGTTCCCTTCGGGGACAGAGTGACAGGTGGTGCATGGTTGTCGTCAGCTCGTGTCGTGAGATGTTGGGTTAAGTCCCGCAACGAGCGCAACCCTTAATCTTAGTTGCCAGCATTAAGTTGGGCACTCTAAGGTGACTGCCGGTGACAAACCGGAGGAAGGTGGGGATGACGTCAAATCATCATGCCCCTTATGACCTGGGCTACACACGTGCTACAATGGATGGAACAAAGGGCAGCGAAGCGGCGACGCATTAGCTAATCCCATAAAACCATTCTCAGTTCGGATTGCAGGCTGCAACTCGCCTGCATGAAGCCGGAATCGCTAGTAATCGCGGATCAGCATGCCGCGGTGAATACGTTCCCGGGCCTTGTACACACCGCCCGTCACACCACGAGAGTTGGCAACACCCGAAGTCGGTGAGGTAACCTTTTGGAGCCAGCCGCCGAAGGTGGGGCCAATGATTGGGGTGAAGTCGTAACAAGGTAGCCGTATCGGAAGGTGCGGCTGGATCACCTCCTTTCTAAGGATTATATTACGGAACGGGAAGTTTATTCCTAAGACATACTCGGTTGTTTGGTTCAGTTTTGAGAGAGTAAATCTCTCTATTTGTACCTTGAAAACTAAATAAGAGCAAGACAAACAACGACATCAACTTTTAAAGTTCTTAAATATAGTTAAGTGAAAAAGAGCGCACGGTGGATGCCTTGGCACTAGGAGCCGATGAAGGACGGGACTAACACCGATATGCCTCGGGGAGTCGTAAGTAGACTGATCCGGGGATTTCCGAATGGGGGAACCCGCTGCTCGTAATGGAGCAGTACACCTATCTGAATACATAGGGTAGGTGAGGCAGACCCGGGGAACTGAAACATCTCAGTACCCGGAGGAAGAGAAAGCAAACGCGATTTCCCAAGTAGCGGCGAGCGAAACGGAAACAGCCCAAACCAACAGGCTTGCCTGTTGGGGTTGTAGGACACTCCAATGGAGTTACCAAGAAATTCTTTAGATGAATCGATCTGGAACGATCAGCCATAGCGGGTAAGAGCCCTGTAATCGAAAGAGAATTTCCTCCGGAGTGGATCCTGAGTACGGCGGAACACGTGGAATTCCGTCGGAATCCGGGAGGACCATCTCCCAAGGCTAAATACTCCCTAGTGACCGATAGTGAACCAGTACCGTGAGGGAAAGGTGAAAAGCACCCCGGGAGGGGAGTGAAAGAGAACCTGAAACCGTGTGCTTACAAGTAGTCGAAGCCCGTTAATGGGTGACGGCGTACCTTTTGTAGAATGGACCGGCGAGTTACGATCGTATGCAAGGTTAAGTGGAAGACACGGAGCCGTAGCGAAAGCGAGTCTGAACAGGGCGTTTGTAGTATACGGTCGTAGACCCGAAACCGTGTGATCTACCCATGTCCAGGGTGAAGGTCAGGTAACACTGACTGGAGGCCCGAACCCACGTATGTTGAAAAATGCGGGGATGAGGTGTGGGTAGGGGTGAAATGCCAATCGAACACGGAGATAGCTGGTTCTCTCCGAAATAGCTTTAGGGCTAGCCTCAAGAAAAGGAAGTACTGGAGGTAGAGCACTGATTGGACGAGGGGCCCTCACCGGGTTACCGAATTCAGTCAAACTCCGAATGCCAGCTACTTGTTCTTGGGAGTCAGACTATGGGTGATAAGGTTCATAGTCGAAAGGGAAACAGCCCAGACCGCCAGCTAAGGTCCCAAAGTATACGTTAAGTGGAAAAGGATGTGGCGTTGCTTAGACAACCAGGATGTTGGCTTAGAAGCAGCCATCATTTAAAGAGTGCGTAATAGCTCACTGGTCGAGTGACGCTGCGCCGAAAATGTACCGGGGCTAAACGTATCACCGAAGCTGCGGATTGTTCTGAAAGAACAATGGTAGGAGAGCGTTCGAAGTGCTGTGAAGTCAGACCGTGAGGACTGGTGGAGCGCTTTGAAGTGAGAATGCCGGTATGAGTAGCGAAAAAGAGTGAGAATCTCTTTCACCGAATGCCTAAGGTTTCCTGAGGAAGGCTCGTCCTCTCAGGGTTAGTCGGGACCTAAGCCGAGGCCGACAGGCGTAGGCGATGGACAACAGGCAGATATTCCTGTACCACCTCATGACCGTTTGAGCAATGGGGAGACGCAGAAGGATAGGGAAAGCGCACCGATGGATGTGTGCGCCCAAGCAGTAAGCGAGTTGGATAGGCAAATCCGTCCAGCAATCGCAAGCTGTGATGGGGAGTGAAAATGGTCACGAAGTTCCCGATTTCACACTGCCAAGAAAAACCTCTAGCGAGGTCACAGGTGCCCGTACCGCAAACCGACACAGGTAGGCGAGGAGAGAATCCTAAGGTGATCGGGAGAACTCTCGTTAAGGAACTCGGCAAAATGACCCCGTAACTTCGGGAGAAGGGGTGCTTCTTGCATGAGAAGCCGCAGTGAATAGGCCCAAGCGACTGTTTAGCAAAAACACAGGTCTCTGCGAAGCCGAAAGGCGAAGTATAGGGGCTGACACCTGCCCGGTGCTGGAAGGT is a window of Lentibacillus daqui DNA encoding:
- the leuS gene encoding leucine--tRNA ligase, giving the protein MSFNHREIEKKWQTYWQEHKTFKTDTFSDKDKVYILDMFPYPSGAGLHVGHPEGYTATDILSRMKRMQGKEVLHPMGWDAFGLPAEQYALDTGNSPAKFTEHNINTFRRQIKELGFSYDWDREINTTDPNYYKWTQWIFTKLYEKGLAYMDEVAVNWCPALGTVLANEEVIDGKSERGGHPVIRKPMKQWMLKITAYADRLLDDLEELDWSESIKDMQRNWIGRSEGAEVTFAVDGHDETITVFTTRPDTLFGATYAVLAPEHPLVKKIVTDEQQAAVSKYLDDVQSKSDLERTDLAKDKTGVFTGAYVINPVNNQKMPIWIADYVLMSYGTGAIMAVPAHDERDYEFASKFELPIVEVVAGGDVTKEAYTGDGEHVNSDFLNGLDKETAITKMIAWLEENGLGTKKVTYRLRDWLFSRQRYWGEPIPIIHWEDGTMSTVPEADLPLELPEMTEIKPSGTGESPLANSEEWVNVTDPKTGMKGRRETNTMPQWAGSCWYFLRFVDPNNTQQLADPKALAEWMPVNVYIGGAEHAVLHLLYARFWHKFLYDIGVVPTKEPFLKLFNQGMILGEGNEKMSKSKGNVVNPDDIITSHGADTLRLYEMFMGPLDAAVAWSTNGLDGARRFLDRVWRLIVNDDGNLSERIVVSTNDTSMDKVYHETVKKVTEDFEQLHFNTGISQMMVFVNEGYKVNELPKEYVEGFVKLLSPVAPHIAEELWNKLGHTDTISYEAWPAFDEAKLVEDEIEVAVQVMGKVRSKINVAKDISKEELEKQALEDEKVREWLEGKTIRKVIVVPGKLVNIVAN
- a CDS encoding NAD(P)/FAD-dependent oxidoreductase, with the protein product MSKFIIIGAGILGATTAYQLARANVEVIVIDRNDDGQATDAAAGIVCPWLSQRRNKVWYRLAKGGARFYPELINLLAEDGETNTGYDKVGAISIHHDEDKLAAMEKRAIKRREDAPEIGEIRMLDAEQTHALFPLLADGYRSVHVSGAARVNGRQLRNALLNGAIKHGAIIRHGDAQLIHEGKHVTGVMVNRKTIYAGTVIAANGVWMSELLEPLGVKFAVTSQKAQIMHFQVPDFTTAGRPVVMPPNDQYLVPLDNNRIIAGATHENEAGFDYRITAGGINEILTKALDVSPGLTNATVLETRIGFRPFTPGFLPVIGPLPGYQGIILANGLGASGLTMGPFIGTELAKMALGKTLLIDTDDYPVSGAIK